Proteins co-encoded in one Bradyrhizobium sp. 170 genomic window:
- a CDS encoding TetR/AcrR family transcriptional regulator: MTRISREARTSRPAARRKPAKPVAERPVSRRRRPAGETPYHHGDLHDALLAAAERVLERDGLAGLTLRAVAREAGVSHAAPTHHFGDLTGLLSELAAIGFRRFNEAMTAAGETETHPLMKAMARAKAYVAYAQARPGMYGLMFRTERLDMTRPSLHEAATASFEGLATAVGLGRNEKLTGAALEALSLDQAAAIARAWSLVHGFTTLLLDGRLKDILHRLPEGTGVDQLLHAMLLSTVARPPAL, from the coding sequence ATGACAAGAATCTCGAGAGAAGCCAGAACCAGCCGTCCCGCCGCAAGGCGCAAGCCGGCGAAACCCGTAGCGGAAAGGCCGGTCAGCCGGCGTCGCCGTCCAGCCGGTGAGACCCCTTACCATCATGGCGACCTGCACGACGCCTTGCTCGCCGCCGCCGAGCGGGTGCTGGAACGCGACGGGCTGGCGGGCCTGACGCTGCGGGCAGTGGCGCGCGAGGCCGGCGTGTCGCATGCCGCGCCGACCCATCATTTCGGCGATCTCACCGGGCTTCTGAGCGAACTCGCCGCCATCGGCTTCCGCCGCTTCAACGAGGCCATGACGGCCGCGGGCGAGACTGAAACGCACCCGCTGATGAAGGCGATGGCGCGCGCCAAGGCCTATGTCGCCTATGCGCAGGCGCGTCCCGGCATGTACGGGCTGATGTTCCGAACCGAGCGGCTCGACATGACGCGGCCATCGCTGCACGAGGCGGCGACTGCCTCCTTCGAAGGACTGGCAACCGCGGTTGGCCTCGGCCGTAACGAGAAGCTCACCGGCGCGGCTCTGGAAGCGCTGTCGCTCGACCAGGCCGCGGCGATCGCGCGGGCGTGGTCGCTGGTGCACGGCTTCACCACGCTGCTGCTCGATGGACGGCTGAAGGATATTTTGCACCGGCTGCCGGAAGGCACCGGCGTCGACCAACTGCTACATGCGATGCTGCTCTCGACCGTCGCGCGGCCGCCGGCGCTATAG
- a CDS encoding fumarate hydratase, translating into MNAPTAFPDQKPVPPYKHTPLFPLGADTTPYKKITAEGVRVEKVLGKDMLVVSREALRALSEAAFGDINHYLRPGHLKQLRSILEDKEASDNDKFVAFDFLKNANIAAGGVLPMCQDTGTAIIMGKKGCNVITDGDDEAALSEGARDAYLRRNLRYSQVAPLSMYEEKNTANNMPAQCEIYAEGDDAYKFMFMAKGGGSANKSFLFQATPSVLTKDRLLAFLKEKVLTLGTAACPPYHLAIVIGGTSAELCMKTVKLASARYLDALPTHGSADGNAFRDLEMEQEILAMTQSLGVGAQFGGKYFCHDVRVIRMPRHGASLPIGLGVSCSADRQVLGKITKDGVYLEELEHNPAQYLPAVEQSLGGEVVKVDLNKPMKEILATLSQYPIKTRVSMTGTMIVARDSAHAKLRERLEKGEPLPDYFKNHPVYYAGPAKTPDGYASGAFGPTTAGRMDSFVDQFQAAGGSMVMVAKGNRAVAVREACKKHGGFYLGSIGGAAANLAEHCIKKVEVVEYPELGMEAIWRIEVEDFPAFIIIDDKGNDFFKELNLG; encoded by the coding sequence ATGAACGCCCCGACCGCTTTTCCCGACCAGAAGCCCGTTCCGCCCTACAAGCATACGCCGCTGTTTCCGCTGGGTGCGGATACCACGCCCTACAAGAAGATTACAGCCGAGGGCGTGCGGGTCGAGAAGGTCTTGGGCAAGGACATGCTGGTCGTGTCGCGCGAGGCGCTGCGGGCGTTGTCGGAGGCTGCCTTCGGCGACATCAATCATTACCTGCGGCCCGGGCACCTGAAGCAGTTGCGCTCGATCCTGGAAGACAAGGAAGCCAGCGACAACGACAAGTTCGTCGCGTTCGATTTCCTGAAGAACGCCAACATCGCCGCCGGCGGCGTGCTGCCGATGTGCCAGGATACCGGCACCGCGATCATCATGGGCAAGAAGGGCTGCAACGTCATCACCGACGGCGACGACGAGGCCGCGCTCTCGGAAGGTGCACGCGACGCCTATCTGCGCCGTAACCTGCGCTATTCGCAGGTGGCGCCGTTGTCGATGTATGAGGAGAAGAACACCGCCAACAACATGCCGGCGCAGTGCGAGATCTACGCCGAGGGCGATGACGCCTACAAGTTCATGTTCATGGCCAAGGGCGGCGGTTCGGCCAACAAGAGCTTTCTGTTCCAGGCGACGCCGTCGGTTCTGACCAAGGACCGCCTGCTGGCGTTCCTGAAGGAGAAGGTGCTGACGCTCGGCACCGCGGCGTGTCCGCCTTATCACCTTGCGATCGTGATCGGCGGCACTTCCGCCGAGCTCTGCATGAAGACTGTCAAACTTGCTTCGGCACGTTATCTCGATGCGCTGCCGACCCATGGCTCGGCAGACGGCAATGCGTTCCGCGATCTGGAGATGGAGCAGGAAATCCTTGCCATGACGCAGTCGCTCGGCGTCGGCGCGCAGTTCGGCGGCAAGTATTTCTGCCACGACGTGCGCGTGATCCGGATGCCGCGCCACGGCGCGTCGCTGCCGATCGGGCTCGGCGTCTCCTGTTCGGCGGACCGTCAGGTGCTCGGCAAGATCACCAAGGACGGCGTCTATCTCGAGGAGCTCGAGCACAATCCGGCGCAGTATCTGCCGGCCGTGGAACAGTCGCTCGGCGGCGAGGTCGTCAAAGTCGATCTCAACAAGCCGATGAAGGAAATTCTCGCAACGCTGTCGCAGTATCCGATCAAGACGCGCGTCTCGATGACCGGCACCATGATCGTGGCGCGCGACTCCGCCCACGCGAAATTACGCGAGCGGCTGGAGAAGGGCGAGCCGCTGCCGGATTACTTCAAGAACCATCCGGTGTATTACGCCGGCCCCGCCAAGACCCCCGACGGCTACGCCTCCGGCGCGTTCGGCCCGACCACGGCAGGGCGAATGGATTCCTTCGTCGACCAGTTCCAGGCGGCGGGCGGATCGATGGTGATGGTCGCCAAGGGCAACCGCGCGGTCGCGGTGCGCGAAGCCTGCAAGAAGCACGGCGGCTTCTATCTCGGCTCGATCGGCGGTGCGGCGGCAAACCTCGCCGAGCACTGCATCAAGAAGGTCGAGGTCGTCGAATATCCCGAACTCGGCATGGAAGCGATCTGGCGCATCGAGGTCGAGGATTTCCCGGCCTTCATCATCATCGACGACAAGGGCAACGACTTCTTCAAGGAATTGAATCTGGGGTGA
- a CDS encoding carotenoid oxygenase family protein, with protein MLDQVATTNAARDNLAPIPMECDAPHLKVTGELPRELNGTLYRNGPNPQFEAPGAHWFFGDGMLHAFQLENGRASYRNRWVRTPKWLAEHDAGRALFGGFGRKLPGTPAGITDDGGVANTNIIFHGGKLLALEEGHLPTEIEPGTLERLGYCDYKGAIKGPFTAHPKIDPVTGEMVFFGYNAAGLLTPALSFGSVNAAGVVTRFDRFDAPYASMVHDFIVTENHLLFPILPITGSMERAMRGKAPYAWEPEKGGYVGVMKRNGSPKHIVWFRAESCYVFHVMNAWEEGNRIIADVMQFEEAPLFTHPDGSKTDPQKSRARYCRWTFDLAGNTDRFTQTYLDDLTGEFPRIDDRRAGRANSHGWYACANPDLPMFGALSGIVHVDGKGKRLGHYLLPAGDTISEPVFVERGADAAEGDGWLLSAVWRAQENRSDLAVFNAQDVEAGPVALVHLGHRVPDGFHGNWVGAA; from the coding sequence ATGCTCGACCAAGTGGCGACGACCAATGCGGCGCGCGACAATCTGGCGCCGATCCCGATGGAATGCGACGCGCCGCATCTCAAGGTGACCGGCGAATTGCCGCGCGAGCTCAACGGCACGCTCTATCGCAACGGCCCCAACCCGCAATTCGAGGCGCCGGGCGCACACTGGTTTTTCGGCGACGGCATGCTGCACGCCTTCCAGCTGGAGAACGGCCGCGCCAGCTACCGCAACCGTTGGGTCCGCACCCCGAAATGGCTGGCCGAGCACGACGCCGGCCGCGCGCTGTTCGGCGGCTTCGGCCGCAAGCTGCCGGGTACGCCTGCCGGAATCACCGACGATGGCGGTGTCGCCAACACCAACATCATCTTCCATGGCGGAAAGCTGCTGGCGCTGGAGGAAGGCCATCTGCCGACCGAGATCGAACCCGGCACGCTCGAGCGTCTGGGCTATTGCGACTACAAGGGCGCCATCAAGGGACCCTTCACCGCGCATCCCAAGATCGATCCCGTGACCGGCGAGATGGTATTCTTCGGCTACAACGCCGCGGGCCTCCTTACCCCTGCCCTCTCCTTCGGATCGGTCAACGCCGCGGGCGTGGTGACGCGGTTCGATCGTTTCGATGCCCCCTATGCCAGCATGGTGCACGACTTCATCGTCACCGAAAACCACCTGCTGTTTCCGATCCTGCCCATTACCGGCAGCATGGAGCGGGCGATGCGCGGCAAGGCGCCCTACGCCTGGGAGCCCGAGAAAGGCGGCTATGTCGGCGTGATGAAGCGCAATGGTTCGCCCAAGCACATCGTCTGGTTCCGTGCTGAAAGCTGCTACGTCTTCCACGTCATGAACGCGTGGGAGGAAGGCAATCGCATCATTGCCGACGTGATGCAGTTCGAGGAAGCGCCGCTGTTCACCCATCCCGACGGCTCGAAGACCGACCCGCAGAAATCGCGCGCGCGATACTGCCGCTGGACCTTCGACCTCGCGGGCAATACCGACCGCTTCACGCAAACCTATCTCGACGATCTGACCGGCGAATTCCCGCGCATCGACGACCGCCGTGCGGGACGCGCGAACAGCCATGGCTGGTACGCCTGCGCCAACCCCGATCTGCCGATGTTCGGCGCGCTGTCCGGCATCGTGCATGTCGACGGCAAGGGCAAGCGGCTCGGCCATTATCTGCTGCCCGCTGGCGACACGATTTCCGAGCCGGTGTTTGTCGAACGCGGCGCTGACGCCGCCGAGGGCGATGGCTGGCTGCTATCGGCCGTCTGGCGCGCGCAGGAAAACCGCAGCGATCTTGCGGTATTCAACGCGCAGGATGTCGAAGCCGGTCCCGTGGCGCTGGTGCATCTCGGCCATCGCGTGCCGGACGGCTTTCACGGCAATTGGGTCGGCGCGGCGTAG
- a CDS encoding type II toxin-antitoxin system RelE/ParE family toxin gives MKLVFDDQAIADLENIFGWIARDSPATARIVTDRLFSSIELLISFPFIGHVGRDPDTFEWVVPRLPYVVVYEVDRVQERIVVTGVFHGAQNREDGER, from the coding sequence ATGAAACTCGTATTCGATGATCAGGCGATTGCCGATCTCGAGAACATCTTTGGCTGGATTGCCCGGGATAGTCCCGCGACAGCGAGGATTGTAACAGACCGGCTGTTCAGCAGCATAGAGTTGCTAATTTCATTTCCCTTTATCGGTCATGTCGGTCGCGACCCCGATACGTTCGAATGGGTGGTTCCGCGGCTGCCTTATGTTGTGGTGTACGAAGTTGATCGGGTGCAAGAGCGAATCGTCGTAACGGGTGTATTTCACGGGGCGCAGAATCGCGAGGATGGAGAACGGTAG
- a CDS encoding DUF3606 domain-containing protein translates to MADNKKKRGGADRGLIALSEPYEVAYWSKKFKITPAKLKSAVKKAGRSAKNVEVYIKLQKHKASDRARIAVSQPYEVSYWSKKFKVTPARLKAAVAAVGHSSKAVGAHLAKGKAAKKAKKSASKTPRTATKKRAKKKAA, encoded by the coding sequence ATGGCGGACAACAAGAAGAAGCGCGGCGGGGCGGATCGTGGGCTGATCGCATTGAGCGAGCCTTACGAGGTCGCTTATTGGTCCAAGAAGTTCAAGATCACGCCGGCCAAACTGAAGTCCGCCGTCAAGAAAGCGGGCCGCTCCGCGAAGAACGTCGAAGTCTACATCAAGCTGCAGAAGCACAAGGCCTCCGACCGGGCACGGATCGCGGTGAGCCAGCCCTACGAAGTCAGCTACTGGTCGAAGAAGTTCAAGGTCACGCCCGCCAGATTGAAGGCCGCCGTCGCCGCCGTCGGGCATTCTTCGAAAGCGGTCGGCGCCCATCTCGCCAAGGGCAAGGCTGCGAAGAAGGCGAAGAAGAGCGCCAGCAAGACTCCCCGGACAGCCACAAAGAAGCGCGCAAAGAAAAAGGCCGCCTAG
- a CDS encoding septation protein IspZ: protein MKDVFARLGADFFSTILFIAIYLATDNVLLATGVAIAGAVAQVIYSRVKGKELGYMTWASLALVIVLGSATLLTHDPRFVLAKPAIGHFAIGVIMLKRGWMLRYMPPIVTQTIPEYVTFAGYAWAALCFVLAAGTIGVAMTGDMKLWTFYVTIVLVGAKIAAFAIQYIAFRVLVGSRLRAAAQRA, encoded by the coding sequence ATGAAGGACGTATTCGCCAGACTGGGCGCCGATTTTTTCTCCACCATCTTGTTCATTGCGATCTATCTCGCCACCGACAACGTGCTGCTCGCGACCGGTGTCGCCATCGCCGGCGCCGTCGCCCAGGTGATCTACTCGCGCGTCAAGGGCAAGGAACTCGGCTACATGACGTGGGCTAGCCTCGCGCTCGTCATCGTGCTCGGCAGCGCCACGCTCCTCACGCATGATCCGCGCTTCGTGCTGGCGAAGCCCGCGATCGGGCATTTTGCGATCGGCGTCATCATGCTCAAGCGCGGCTGGATGCTGCGCTATATGCCGCCGATCGTGACACAGACCATTCCCGAATACGTCACCTTCGCGGGCTATGCTTGGGCCGCATTGTGCTTCGTGCTCGCAGCCGGCACGATCGGCGTCGCGATGACCGGCGACATGAAGCTGTGGACGTTCTACGTGACCATCGTATTGGTCGGCGCCAAGATTGCGGCCTTCGCAATTCAATACATCGCGTTTCGTGTTTTGGTCGGCAGCCGGCTTCGCGCTGCCGCCCAGCGCGCCTGA
- a CDS encoding MAPEG family protein — MHQPSITSAYLAILALLYTVLAVQVGRLRMRDRAAFGDNGSLALRSAIRAHANFIEYVPIITLMVAMLEMSGLAAMWVHLLMGALLLSRLLHPLGMYAAPNTLQFRIGRMGGITITLVLLLACALTILARVI, encoded by the coding sequence ATGCATCAGCCCTCGATCACGTCAGCCTATCTCGCCATACTCGCCCTGCTCTATACCGTCCTCGCCGTTCAGGTCGGGCGGCTGCGCATGAGAGACCGCGCCGCGTTCGGCGACAACGGAAGCCTCGCGCTGCGCAGCGCGATCCGCGCGCATGCCAACTTCATCGAATACGTCCCCATCATCACGCTGATGGTCGCGATGCTGGAAATGTCCGGCCTCGCGGCCATGTGGGTCCATCTGTTGATGGGCGCGCTGCTGTTGTCGCGGCTGCTGCATCCGCTCGGCATGTACGCCGCGCCCAATACGCTGCAATTCCGCATCGGCCGGATGGGCGGCATCACGATCACGCTCGTTTTGCTGCTGGCCTGCGCCCTGACGATCCTGGCGCGCGTCATATAG
- a CDS encoding isoprenylcysteine carboxylmethyltransferase family protein has product MIAKLLLQNTIFVIALGALLFASAGSLDWPATWVFLAVSATLGPACGLWLAKTDPALLAERMRPTFQADQPAADKKFMLTFVLVMLIWLVAIGLDRRAQASNVPLALQALGLAMYLLSTAFIMWVFRENSFAAPVVKVQAERHHRVISSGPYAFVRHPMYSGIMLFFVGVPLLLGSWWGVAIAPVFAVLFAIRARIEERALVEGLPDYADYAARVRYRLVPGLW; this is encoded by the coding sequence ATGATCGCAAAACTTCTGCTGCAAAATACCATCTTCGTCATCGCGCTCGGCGCCTTGTTGTTCGCATCAGCCGGTTCGCTGGACTGGCCGGCGACGTGGGTGTTCCTGGCTGTCAGCGCGACCCTCGGCCCTGCCTGCGGATTGTGGCTCGCGAAGACCGACCCCGCCCTGCTCGCCGAGCGCATGCGGCCGACGTTCCAGGCCGACCAGCCCGCCGCTGACAAGAAGTTCATGCTGACCTTCGTCCTGGTGATGCTGATCTGGCTGGTCGCGATCGGGTTGGACCGGCGCGCGCAGGCATCCAACGTTCCGCTCGCGCTACAGGCGCTCGGGCTTGCGATGTATCTGCTCTCGACCGCCTTCATCATGTGGGTGTTCCGCGAGAATTCCTTTGCCGCGCCAGTCGTGAAGGTACAGGCCGAACGCCACCATCGCGTCATCTCAAGCGGCCCATACGCCTTTGTCCGTCATCCCATGTACAGCGGCATCATGCTGTTCTTCGTAGGCGTCCCGCTGCTGCTGGGATCGTGGTGGGGCGTGGCGATCGCGCCGGTGTTCGCCGTCCTGTTCGCCATTCGCGCCCGCATCGAGGAGCGCGCCTTGGTCGAAGGGCTGCCCGATTATGCTGACTATGCCGCGCGCGTGCGCTATCGTCTGGTGCCCGGACTTTGGTGA
- a CDS encoding GFA family protein: MPDSKTYTGGCHCGQVRFECTSDLSMVTACNCSICTKKGLHFTFLDPKSFHLRAGEENLKEYLFNKHAIHHQLCVDCGVDVFARGKKPDGSDVVAVNVSCIDGIELSKLKMTPVDGRSM; this comes from the coding sequence ATGCCCGATAGCAAGACCTATACCGGCGGCTGCCATTGCGGCCAGGTACGTTTCGAATGCACCAGCGATCTTTCGATGGTGACCGCCTGCAACTGCTCGATCTGCACCAAGAAGGGGCTGCATTTCACCTTCCTCGACCCGAAGAGCTTTCATCTCCGCGCCGGCGAGGAAAATCTGAAGGAATATCTCTTCAACAAGCACGCGATCCACCACCAGCTCTGCGTCGATTGCGGCGTCGATGTCTTCGCGCGCGGCAAGAAGCCTGACGGCAGCGACGTCGTGGCGGTGAATGTAAGCTGCATCGACGGCATCGAACTGTCGAAGCTGAAGATGACGCCGGTGGATGGCAGGAGCATGTGA
- a CDS encoding DUF429 domain-containing protein, which translates to MRALGLDGFSKGWVAVCLDGDQQTIAFHADIGDALSVPFDRAGIDIPIGMTDDGERSCDLLARDKLRPHASRVFTGARRWIWQDFNDPGEVNKECVRRSQKRVSRQLWHLGPKIMQVDTFLRAHRLLDVREVHPELVFLRLNANKPLPSKKSEEGDSLRRALLERSGFRDIDRWLTTTRIGTAAKRDDILDACAVAIAAREPAGSVGSPPPDMHGLPMQIWF; encoded by the coding sequence GTGAGGGCGCTCGGCCTCGACGGATTCAGCAAGGGCTGGGTCGCCGTATGCCTGGATGGCGACCAGCAGACGATCGCATTCCATGCTGACATCGGCGACGCGCTGTCGGTGCCATTCGATCGGGCAGGGATAGATATCCCTATCGGCATGACCGATGACGGCGAGCGTTCGTGCGACTTGCTCGCCCGCGACAAGTTAAGACCGCACGCTTCGCGCGTTTTCACGGGCGCGCGGCGCTGGATTTGGCAAGACTTCAACGACCCCGGCGAAGTGAACAAGGAATGCGTGCGCCGCAGCCAAAAGCGGGTCTCCCGCCAGCTTTGGCATCTCGGTCCCAAGATCATGCAGGTTGACACTTTCCTGCGTGCGCATCGCTTGCTGGACGTCCGCGAGGTCCATCCCGAACTGGTATTTCTTCGGTTGAACGCAAACAAGCCCTTGCCGTCGAAGAAGTCCGAGGAAGGAGATTCACTTCGTCGGGCATTACTCGAGCGAAGCGGGTTTCGGGACATCGACCGATGGCTCACGACAACGCGGATAGGCACTGCTGCGAAGCGTGATGACATCCTGGACGCCTGCGCTGTGGCGATTGCCGCACGCGAACCTGCAGGCAGTGTGGGATCGCCGCCGCCGGACATGCACGGCTTGCCGATGCAGATTTGGTTCTAG
- a CDS encoding glutathione S-transferase, which produces MRYELYYWPSIQGRGEYVRLALEEAGARYADVARRGNGMAAMMRMMETQKGAPPFAPPFLKDGKLVIGQTANILLYLGSRHGLAPKSEAGKLWVHQLQLTIADLVLEVHDTHHPLGPSLYYEEQKAPAKKRTDEFWKARVPKYLGYFEDLLAANGGTYITGRRLTYVDLSLFQIVEGLRYAFPKRMKAFERKIPGLIGLRERVAARPNIKAYLASDRRIAFNEDGIFRRYKALDG; this is translated from the coding sequence ATGCGTTACGAGCTCTATTACTGGCCGAGCATTCAGGGCCGCGGCGAATACGTCCGCCTCGCGCTGGAGGAGGCAGGCGCCCGCTACGCCGACGTCGCGCGACGTGGCAACGGCATGGCCGCGATGATGCGAATGATGGAAACACAGAAGGGTGCGCCGCCCTTTGCGCCGCCGTTCCTCAAGGACGGAAAACTCGTGATCGGACAGACCGCCAACATCCTGCTCTATCTGGGATCGCGTCACGGGTTGGCGCCGAAGTCGGAGGCCGGCAAACTCTGGGTACATCAGCTGCAGCTTACGATCGCCGATCTGGTGCTGGAAGTTCACGACACCCATCACCCGCTGGGGCCCTCGCTGTACTACGAGGAGCAGAAAGCGCCGGCGAAAAAACGCACCGACGAGTTCTGGAAGGCGCGCGTCCCGAAGTATCTTGGTTACTTCGAGGACCTGCTGGCGGCCAATGGCGGCACCTACATCACCGGCCGCCGCCTGACTTACGTCGATCTATCGCTGTTCCAGATCGTGGAGGGACTTCGCTACGCATTTCCGAAACGCATGAAGGCCTTCGAGCGGAAGATTCCGGGGCTGATCGGTCTGCGCGAGCGCGTGGCGGCGCGCCCGAACATCAAGGCGTATCTCGCGAGCGATCGAAGAATCGCGTTCAATGAGGACGGGATTTTTCGGAGGTACAAGGCGCTGGATGGGTGA